The Homoserinimonas aerilata nucleotide sequence GGGCGTCATCCACCGCCAGCACGAAGAGGAGTTCAAGTTCATGCTCAACGCCGTGCGCCACGGCATGGTGACGGCCGAGATCGCGCAGCGGCTCAACGAGACAGGCGCGCGGCCGGCCCCCGTCGACGACGCGATCACGCTGGCCACGCGCAACGACACCGTCAATCGCATCAACGCGAGCTCGCTCGCGAAGCTCGGCGGCGCGGCGAAGACGGCGCGGGCGGAGGTCTCGGGCGACTTCGGCGGGCGGGCCTACCCCGCCGACGAGAACCTCGAACTCAAGGTGGGGGCGCGGGTCATGTTCCTGCGCAACGACGGCGACCAACGCTGGGTGAACGGCACCGTCGGCCGGGTCACCCGCATCGACTCGACCGTGCGGGTCGAGGTCGACGGCACCGAGCACGAGGTTCTGCCCGCCGTGTGGGAGAAGATCAAGTACAGCTACTCGGCGTCCACCAAACAGTTGCGCCGCGAGATCGTGGCCGAGTTCACGCAGTTTCCGCTGCGGCTCGCCTGGGCGGTCACCATCCACAAATCGCAGGGCAAAACGTACGAGCGCGCCGTCATCGACCTCGGCCAACGCTCCTTCGCCCCCGGGCAGACCTACGTCGCCCTCAGCCGAATCACGGCACTCGACGGCCTCTACCTGACGAGGCCGCTGCGGCCATCCGACATCATCGTCGACGACAACGTGCGCCGCTTCATGTCGCAGGCTGCCACAGTGCCGGGCATCGCCGCCTCCTAGCCTGCCGCCCCCTGCGCCGCCCCTTGCGCTGATCGAGCCGCCGCCCCCGCGGTGATCGAGCCTGCCGAAATCAAGCCTGCGAGTTCAACAGGAGATTGTGGGCGACGCGCGGGGAGCGGCGGCGAAACCCGGCGTGTCGCGAAGAATCTCCTGTTGAGTGAGTCGGTGGAGGCGGAGATGGCCGGGCGGGGTGTGCTCGGGGGGAGATTTCGACAGGCTCAATCAGTCGTAGGGGCGGCCCAATCGGCAGGGAAGGGCGGCCGATCGGCAGGGGAAGTGGGGCCTGGCCAGCGGGGAGGGGTGGGTGCCGGACCAGCGGGGAAGGGGTTCGTTCGGCAGGAGATTGTGGGCGGCGCGCCGGGAACGGGTGGTGGAGCCCGGCGTGTCGACGAGCATCTCCTGTTGAGCGCAGGCGCGAGTGGCGCGGTGCAGCGCAGAGGTGGAGCGGGCGCGGTGGCGAGGGGCGCGCGGGCGGCGGAGAGGCGAGA carries:
- a CDS encoding ATP-dependent DNA helicase, whose translation is MEDITLSAEQAAVFEAIETTRENIFVTGRAGTGKSTLLNHLSWNTSKQVVICAPTGVAALNVGGQTIHSLFRLPIGVIADHGIEQNADVRKLLNTIDTLVIDEVSMVNADLVDAINRSLRQARQRREEPFGGVQVVMFGDPYQLAPVPGDSDERAYFADNYRSMWFFDAKVWNDTSLRIFELGVIHRQHEEEFKFMLNAVRHGMVTAEIAQRLNETGARPAPVDDAITLATRNDTVNRINASSLAKLGGAAKTARAEVSGDFGGRAYPADENLELKVGARVMFLRNDGDQRWVNGTVGRVTRIDSTVRVEVDGTEHEVLPAVWEKIKYSYSASTKQLRREIVAEFTQFPLRLAWAVTIHKSQGKTYERAVIDLGQRSFAPGQTYVALSRITALDGLYLTRPLRPSDIIVDDNVRRFMSQAATVPGIAAS